In Tachysurus vachellii isolate PV-2020 chromosome 7, HZAU_Pvac_v1, whole genome shotgun sequence, the DNA window GTGATTCGTTGTCATCTAAGGGGTCGTCTAAGACCAATAAAAGTCTTCGGTCTTGTCCCTTACACACAGAgatttctccagtttctctgaatcttttgatgatgttctgcactgtagatgatgagaTTTGCAAAGCCTTtgatactttaaataaaatgttccaaaaGTTGTCAAATGGCAATCTTTTTACATGCTCTTTCACAGATATGAGTGTCTCTGCCTCTCTAAGACATCCCTTTTATAGCTAATCATGTTACAGACTGTTTATATccctaagtgtgtgtgggtgtctttTTTGTTTCCATATTTATGACTTTACCTATGTTCTTCTGAGGGCTCATTTAAGAACATAACACTTCTACTTCACTTAATAAGAAGCAGTAGAGCCAGATGAGGACGTTTCTCATTAACATCAGCAGCTCAGTGTGTTAGATGCAGGATAAAGTCATTTGAAGCACATGTTCTGATGGCATTATAACTGAGTTCAAAAGCCTTTTATTAACTACCGACCTGCTGAACACAGAGCTGTCACGTTGTATTactttaaaacaacacaaaaacagtaataataaatttgaAGTTTtccagtaaatgtgtgtgtaatagtatTGTGGATGGATGTTGATCGTCATCGTGTGGCCAAGTTTAGGAAGTGCAGGTTACTCACACAATAGAAATATAATTtgtagtatattattattattattattattattattattattcgtagtagttgtagtaataatttattagttcatttttttatttatttactactactgctaatactaataatactgcAATTAGACCAATCTTGCACAAAATCAAACACGATGAAAGAATACAAGGTGAAAAAACATCGTCAGGAAGAGTGGTTAAGGTAATAGCTTATGCTGAtgataacaattttaattaatattcactTTGAATTAAAAGTGATAATGAGACATTTTACGAAATATGAAGAAATATCTGGCTCTaaactgaatcaaaacaaaacagaagcagTATGGATGAGCAATAGTGTTGTTCCACCCCTAGACACCCAAACCACAGAAGAGGTGAAAGTGTTAGGCTTAACAATTACAAACAGTAAATGTGCTGAACACATCTGGGAAGagaaagaattttaaataaaaactgaaaatgaaaactgGAAATAGCTCATTAtaaatcaagaattcagttaattaaatcatttgtattatctaaattattgtctttccctctgacaataaaatgataaaattaaataaaatgtgtgtaggtTTTATATGGATAAACAATAGAAAAgttacaacacaaacatttctagACAAACCAAAAACCTAGGAGGTCTGGGTGCTACTAAGCTgggtaataaattaaacatagctTTTTGTAAACACGTGACAGGCAATGGAAAGAAGGACTGAATGGATAAGAGATATGAACTCATGGAGAAAGAGGATAGgaagagcaagaaaaaaaacttacCTTTTTATAAACTAGTATACagagattttatatttaaatataaagactGGTTTAAACAATCTAACAAAAGTATATACGTGAAAATAGATAAGTACGAGTATAGTGAAATATAAACATCTTACTTTAAATGAAAGTGaacaatgtattaaaaatgtaaacttaaaGCTAATATCTGAAAACATTAGTGATGTAATATGGCTTGTAACTGTTTGAAGACTTGCTGTGAGATGTGTAGTTAAATATAGTTGTTTATATAGTTCATTTACAAAAGAATGCCCAGTAAATTAACAGGGAACATcaaaacttttttattgtaactttcaacaatgttttaaactcatggtatcttaagtatgtaacctagtgaacctgcattaatgtattcaataacagatttaagcacttatgtacgtcgctctggataagagagtctgccaaatgctgcaaatgtaaatgattttaaagaGGATGAAAAAACGTAACATCTTTTGATAAATTGTACATGATCTGCAGAAATGTGGCATAAAGTAAAAACCtagatttaaatctaaatgtgaatgaaaaaaaaaaacaataatgttttgtaatatattgtaataatttaattttcaacACAAAGCTAACAAAAATGTGATGGAACTTTACTGGctaattttttgtattgtcaATTCTAAAATTTGGAAAACCCAATGTAAAATGGTTAGTAACTAGTGCCATAATTCCTGCTAATGTACAGTAGGGTACAAATTGTGGgataaaaacacagaagaacATGAACtgacaatcaaacaaatgaccttggactttattaaaaatgttttgctcATAGATGcttgtaaatatgtgtaaatgagTATAAAATTTTGAAGCAGATAtgacaatttgtttttttttttgtaaatgatgtaagttcaatatttttgtattcaaaTGTAAGATTGTAAAACACGTGATGTATTTGTGAATGAGAATTTTATAAAAGTTATTTGAAATCTTTCAATAAagcttgaaaagaaaaaaaaaaagaaaaaagcaaaaccgGCAGTAAAGCTGGtaattgtaattatatattaaaattaagtaGCACTGATGGAATACATACGTGAAAAAAGGGGGCTtatcctttgtttgtttgtttgtttgtgtctgtcattCACGCAGAAAAGAGATTTGCACCTTGTATGAGAAAGTGGgcggctcttaaaagagcctttgtgtTGATAAAGACGGCGGTGACGCGCTTTACTTGGAGCTGGTGTACTTGGTGACGGCCTTTGTGCCCTCAGACACGGCGTGCTTGGCCAACTCTCCGGGAAGCAACAGACGCACGGCAGTCTGGATCTCCCtagaggtgatggtggagcGCTTGTTGTAGTGAGCCAGACGAGAAGACTCCCCGGCGATGCGCTCAAAAATGTCGTTGACGAACGAGTTCATGATGCCCATGGCCTTAGAGGAGATACCGGTATCAGGGTGCACCTGCTTCAGCACTTTGTACACGTAGATGGCGTAACTCTCCTTCCTGGTCTTTCTGCGCTTCTTGCCGCCTTTACCTGCCGTCTTGGTCACGGCTTTCTTGGATCCCTTCTTAGGCGCGGTCTTGGCTGGTTCAGGCATGGTGTTGCTGTTCGAGTGAACTGCGAGAGGATGAGTAACACCCACCTAGCGGCTGCTCTATTTACAGGCTGACATTGTAATTATGCACAAGAGAACAAACGTGTGTTATTGGTCATAATCTCAAAGCTCCTGACGCGGAGCGCCTCCTCCCGCTCCTCCTACACACTTACTCCTCCCCACTGTCCCCTCTGTGCTTTGTTCCCCTTCCGCCATTTTACACTGAGCTTTGTGctttatgacaaaagaaaagagggaaaagatCCTGTTTCTACCaccaaactttacacacacacacacacacacacactacataaaataaaaagagagatgtatgtaaattatataatatattctacTCAATGGAATTTATTATGTATATCGGATATTGCTTTATAAGACTTTTGACGTCATTTGCGTCTTTCCCCCCCCAAACACACGCGAAGTAAAGAAGAAACATCTCTTTGCGGATAtttgggtggctcttaaaagagccgttGTGTTGACGTAGGTCGGTGTTGAGCGTTTATCCGCCGAAGCCGTACAGAGTGCGTCCCTGGCGCTTCAGGGCGTACACCACATCCATGGCGGTGACGGTCTTTCTTTTGGCGTGCTCGGTGTAGGTGACGGCGTCGCGGATGACGTTCTCCAAGAAGACTTTGAGCACACCGCGAGTCTCTTCGTAGATCAGGCCGGAAATACGCTTAACACCGCCACGGCGAGCCAGACGGCGAATAGCCGGCTTGGT includes these proteins:
- the LOC132848030 gene encoding histone H2B produces the protein MPEPAKTAPKKGSKKAVTKTAGKGGKKRRKTRKESYAIYVYKVLKQVHPDTGISSKAMGIMNSFVNDIFERIAGESSRLAHYNKRSTITSREIQTAVRLLLPGELAKHAVSEGTKAVTKYTSSK
- the LOC132849032 gene encoding histone H4, whose translation is MSGRGKGGKGLGKGGAKRHRKVLRDNIQGITKPAIRRLARRGGVKRISGLIYEETRGVLKVFLENVIRDAVTYTEHAKRKTVTAMDVVYALKRQGRTLYGFGG